From the genome of Halobacterium sp. R2-5:
GAGACGTCGTCGACGGCGACGATGCCGCCGAATCGCTTCGTGAGGTGCTCGCCTTCGAGTACGGCCATCTTGGTTGTCGTTACCTACCCACCCGCATAAATGTAGCCCTCGCGGGAACGGACCCGAAAGCATGTCCCCGCCCGCCCCGACGTTGCGGACATGCTTCGAGCGTACGACGGTGTGACTCCCGACGTCGCCGAGTCGGCGTACGTCGACGAGCGGGCGACGGTCATCGGGGACGTCGAAATCGGGCCGGAGGCGAGCGTGTGGCCGGGCGCGGTGCTGCGCGGCGACCACGGGCGAATCGTGCTCGGCGAGCGCGCGAACGTCCAGGACAACGCGACCCTCCACGAGCACGCGGTCCTCGAAGACGGCGCGACCGTCGGCCACAACGCGGTCGTCCACGACGCGACGGTCGGCGAGCGCAGCGTGGTCGGCATCGGCGCGGTCGTCCTCGACGACGCGGAAGTCGGGCCTGGGAGCGTCGTCGCCGCGAACGGCACGGTCACCGAGGAGTCCGAGATTCCCGGCGGCGTGCTCGCGGTCGGGACGCCCGCCGAAGTCCACCAGGAACTGGCGGGGGACTTCTGGGAAGGCACGGGCGACCGGTACGCCGAACTCGCGAAGGAGTACGCCGGCACCACGCGCGTCGTCGAGGACGGCCCCGTGCTCCCGGAGTGAGCGCGAGGTTGACGGGAGGAAAACCGTTTTAGTGGCATTCCCTGTACATCGAGGCGTGAACTTACAGCGCCTGTTCCGGCCCGAGCGTATCGCAGTCGTCGGCGCCTCCGCGACCGAGGGGAAACTCGGCTACGAGGCGATGGCGAACGCCGTCGAGTTCGACGGTGAGGTGTACCCGGTGAACCCGTCCGGCGAGGGCGAGGTCTTCGGCGAGCCGTTC
Proteins encoded in this window:
- a CDS encoding gamma carbonic anhydrase family protein, coding for MLRAYDGVTPDVAESAYVDERATVIGDVEIGPEASVWPGAVLRGDHGRIVLGERANVQDNATLHEHAVLEDGATVGHNAVVHDATVGERSVVGIGAVVLDDAEVGPGSVVAANGTVTEESEIPGGVLAVGTPAEVHQELAGDFWEGTGDRYAELAKEYAGTTRVVEDGPVLPE